From the genome of Spinacia oleracea cultivar Varoflay chromosome 2, BTI_SOV_V1, whole genome shotgun sequence, one region includes:
- the LOC110785071 gene encoding uncharacterized protein, with protein sequence MKASLRFREEQKPLFKAKIPLNILGLPFQSSLLAGDSKELSLGLGTFFDYGPSFRLSYRPNDSFNPFSLLVKTGIGHFGSPNDAPMTMTAEFNFLGNSSSSNPRFFLHFKPQFGDFSIKKSQSSTSICPGRFESNGAAFEGEVDNSLEVIEKPLEMGNDDYFSVGNAGSKITALPLKSSVENAVSGMELGAKTVLPIRKGAVLKLRWGVKFPEGLQALMKNPTAKMSPRGIPQLVLNKIGIEHVAKDDSKKVDPDDVARSVSVASSAELAETCFTVKRQLETLRSENAQLGKSLEDLKGEFANKGFKIKEGGDRKLAEIKEGDN encoded by the coding sequence atgaaagctTCACTAAGATTCAGAGAAGAGCAAAAACCCCTCTTCAAAGCCAAAATACCTCTCAACATCTTAGGCTTACCCTTCCAATCATCCCTCTTAGCCGGCGATTCCAAGGAGCTCTCTCTTGGCCTCGGCACATTCTTCGACTATGGCCCATCGTTTCGCCTATCATACCGCCCCAACGATTCGTTtaatcctttctctctcctcgtcaAAACCGGAATCGGCCACTTTGGTTCCCCAAACGACGCCCCAATGACTATGACGGCGGAGTTCAATTTCCTCGGGAATTCCTCCTCGTCTAACCCTAGATTTTTCCTCCATTTTAAGCCTCAATTCGGTGATTTCTCGATCAAGAAATCGCAATCCTCGACGTCGATTTGTCCGGGTCGATTTGAATCAAACGGTGCCGCTTTCGAGGGGGAGGTTGATAATTCATTGGAGGTGATTGAGAAGCCGCTTGAGATGGGTAACGACGATTATTTCTCGGTGGGAAATGCAGGGAGTAAAATTACCGCATTACCCCTGAAATCATCAGTGGAGAACGCCGTCTCCGGGATGGAATTAGGGGCAAAGACGGTACTCCCAATCCGAAAGGGCGCCGTTCTGAAACTCCGGTGGGGGGTTAAATTCCCCGAAGGGCTCCAAGCTTTGATGAAGAATCCCACGGCTAAGATGTCTCCACGTGGAATCCCGCAACTCGTGCTCAACAAAATTGGGATCGAACACGTGGCTAAAGACGATAGTAAGAAGGTGGACCCTGATGACGTGGCGCGGAGCGTTTCTGTTGCTAGTAGTGCTGAGCTGGCGGAGACTTGCTTCACTGTGAAGAGGCAGCTTGAAACGCTGCGTTCTGAGAATGCTCAATTAGGGAAGTCGTTGGAGGATTTGAAGGGGGAGTTTGCTAATAAAGGGTTTAAGATTAAGGAAGGAGGAGACAGAAAATTAGCTGAGATTAAGGAAGGGGATAATTAA